Genomic DNA from Streptomyces sp. NBC_01571:
CCGCGACTGATGATGCCGTGCAACAGTGAGCGACGTTTCACGTGAAACACGATGCAAGGCCGCCACGGCCACGACGGCGCGACACTCCGAGTGACATGGTCGGGCAGCTTGTGTGGAGTACGGCTCGTCGTCAGGACGGATCAGCCGCAGTGACGAAGAACTCCCGGCTCCGTCATGCGGAGCCGGGAGTCCAGGTCGACCATCCTCGTGGGATCAGCGTCGGCGCCGCGTTCGCCCGGTGCGCGCCGCCTTGGCCCGCTTGGCCGCGAAACGCACACCACCCGGACTCTCCCCGACCTCGACGCGTACGACGGTGGACAGCGGATCAACCACTCCCTCGCCGACGTGGAGCACGGAGGTCTTGACCGCACCGAGCTTGCTGAGTGCCGTTGTGGCGCTCTTCAGCTCTTCCTCCGCGGTGTCACCCTTCAGCGCGAGCATCTCGCCGTACGGGCGCAGCAGGGGGATCCCCCACGTGGCCAGGCGGTCCAGCGGGGCCACGGCTCGCGCTGTCACCACGTGCACAGGGGGAAGCTTGCCCATGACCTCCTCCGCACGACCACGGACGACCGTCACATGGTCGAGTCCGAGGAGCTCCACGACCTCGGTGAGGAAGGTCGTGCGCCGCAGCAGCGGCTCAAGGAGCGTGATCTTGATGTCCTCGCGGACGAGCGCGAGCGGAATACCGGGCAGCCCGGCGCCCGAGCCGACATCGCACACCGTCACGCCCTCGGGTACGACCTCGGAGAGCACCGCGCAGTTCAGCAGGTGCCGTTCCCACAGGCGGGGCACTTCGCGGGGACCGATCAGACCCCGCTGCACTCCGGCCTCCGCCAGGAGCTCCGCATACCGGACCGCGTCCGCGAAACGATCACCGAATACCTCACGCGCCTGTTCGGGCGCGGGAGGAAGCTCCGCTGCCTCCGTCACGGGGGACCGTCCTTCCGTACCGCATAAGCGCATTGAGCGCTGACCACCAGGACTATCAGGCTGACAAAGTTCGGCCCCGCCTGCTCAACAGACGGGGCCGGGGGAACATACGTACCGATCAGGCGGGGAGCACGACGACGAAGCGCTCCGGCTCCTCGCCCTCGGACTCGCTGCGCAGACCCGCGGCCTTCACCGCGTCGTGGACCACCTTGCGCTCGAAGGGCGTCATCGCCTTCATCTTCACCGGCTCGCCGGAGCTCTTGACCTCGGCCGCAGTCTTGGCGCCGAGCTCGGAGAGCTCCTCGCGCTTCTTGGCCCGGTAGCCCGCGATGTCCAGCATCAGCCGGCTGCGGTCCCCGGTCTCCCGGTGGACGGCCAGGCGCGTGAGCTCCTGGAGGGCCTCGAGCACCTCGCCGTCACGGCCGACGAGCTTCTGCAGATCACGGCCGGCGACGTCGCTGATGATCGAGACAGCGGCGCGGTCGGCTTCGACGTCCATGTCGATGTCGCCGTCGAGATCGGCGATGTCCAGCAGACCCTCGAGGTAGTCCGCCGCGATCTCGCCTTCCTGCTCCAGGCGGGACAGGGTGTCGCCCTCGGCGGCGGCGGAGGTGGTGCCTTCCGTCACGGGATGGACTCCTTCTTACTTCTTGGACGGGGACTTGGGCCGCTGCGGGCCCTTGCGCTGTCCTGACTGGGCTTTGCTGCGGGTACCGGCGCCCGGCTTGCTGCCACCGCCTGCCGGCTTGGGGGCGGCCTTGGCGTCCTGCGGCTCGTCGGACTTGACCAGCGAGGTCTTCGGTTCGGACTCGTCCGTCGTCTTCGCCGTACCGGTCGTCGTGCTCGACTGGCGCTGGGACTTGGACTGGCGCTTGGGCTGCTGGCGCTTGGGAGCACCGCCGCCGGTGGTGATCGTGGTGCCGTCCTCGGTCTCGACGACCGTCGCGCTCTCGCCCTTCACCACGAGGCCGTCGGGCTGGGCTACGAGGCCCGCCTTGGTCAGTCCGTTGATGAACTTGCGCTCGAACTCGTTGCGGTCGCGGCCCTTGCCGACGATCGTCTTGACGATGGTCTTCTCGCGCCGGTTGCGGGTCTTGCCGTGGTGCGTGACGTGCTTCTGCAGGCGCTCCAGGTACGCGGCCTGGGCCTTGCTGCCCGGAGTCGGGTTGTTGCGGATGACGTACATCTGCTGACCCATGGTCCACACGTTGGTGGTGAGCCAGTAGACAAGGACACCGACCGGGAAGTTGATGCCGAAGACGGCGAACATGACCGGGAAGACGTACATCAGCATCTTCTGCTGCTGCATGAAGGGCGTCTTCACCGTGGTGTCGACGTTCTTCGTCATCAGCTGACGCTGGGTGTAGAACTGCGATCCCGACATCAGCACGATCATGATCGCGGTGACGACACGGACGTCCGTGATGTGAGCGCTGAGCTGGCCGACCTTGTCGGCGCTGTCGGTGAACTTCGAGGCGAGCGGGGCACCGAAGATGTGCGCCTTACGGGCGCTGGCGAGCAGCTGATCGTCGATGACGCCGATCGTCTTGCCCGTCGCGATGCCGTTGAGCACGTGGTACAGGGCAAAGAAGAACGGGGACTGCGCCAGGATGGGAAGGCACGAGGAGAGCGGGTTGGTGCCCGACTCCTTGTACAGCTTCATCATCTCTTCGGACTGACGCTGCTTGTCGTTCTTGTAGCGCTCCTGGATCTTCTTCATCTCGGGCTGCAGGGTCTGCATGGCCCGAGTGGCCTTGATCTGCTTCACGAAGAGCGGGATCAGGCAGATACGGATCAGGATCACCAGGGACACGATCGACAGGCCCCAGGCCCAGCCCGTATCGGGACCGAAGATCGTCCCGTACACGGAGTGGAACTGGACGATGACCCAGGAAACAGGTGTCGTGATGAAGCTGAAAAAACCGGCAATCGTGTCCACTAATCAGGCTCCTTGAGCATGGGACGGAGTCTCGGCGGCCGGGCCCGGGGCAGTGGTCTCCCCGGTGGCCGGTTCGGCGGCGGAGGTTCCGCCCTTGCGTGCGCGCCAGGCGTCGCGCACCATCTCGTGCCACCGCGGACGCTTGCGCGGCGGAACATGGTCCACCCCGCCCAGCGACCACGGATTGCACCGGAGGATGCGCCAGGCGGTGAGTGCCGTTCCCTTGATCGCACCGTGGCGGTCGATGGCCTGGTAGCCGTAGTGGGAGCACGACGGGTAGTACTTGCACACCGGCCCCAGCAGCGGGCTGATCGTCCACTGGTACAGCTTGATGAGAGCCAGCAGCGGGTACTTCATCGCGCGCCCCCTCCCAGCAGCCGCTGAAGAGCGGCATCCAGGTCTTGGGCCAGCTGTTCATGGTCGGCGTCGCCCGCACCGGGCAGCGCT
This window encodes:
- the rsmG gene encoding 16S rRNA (guanine(527)-N(7))-methyltransferase RsmG, with protein sequence MTEAAELPPAPEQAREVFGDRFADAVRYAELLAEAGVQRGLIGPREVPRLWERHLLNCAVLSEVVPEGVTVCDVGSGAGLPGIPLALVREDIKITLLEPLLRRTTFLTEVVELLGLDHVTVVRGRAEEVMGKLPPVHVVTARAVAPLDRLATWGIPLLRPYGEMLALKGDTAEEELKSATTALSKLGAVKTSVLHVGEGVVDPLSTVVRVEVGESPGGVRFAAKRAKAARTGRTRRRR
- a CDS encoding R3H domain-containing nucleic acid-binding protein codes for the protein MTEGTTSAAAEGDTLSRLEQEGEIAADYLEGLLDIADLDGDIDMDVEADRAAVSIISDVAGRDLQKLVGRDGEVLEALQELTRLAVHRETGDRSRLMLDIAGYRAKKREELSELGAKTAAEVKSSGEPVKMKAMTPFERKVVHDAVKAAGLRSESEGEEPERFVVVLPA
- the yidC gene encoding membrane protein insertase YidC — its product is MDTIAGFFSFITTPVSWVIVQFHSVYGTIFGPDTGWAWGLSIVSLVILIRICLIPLFVKQIKATRAMQTLQPEMKKIQERYKNDKQRQSEEMMKLYKESGTNPLSSCLPILAQSPFFFALYHVLNGIATGKTIGVIDDQLLASARKAHIFGAPLASKFTDSADKVGQLSAHITDVRVVTAIMIVLMSGSQFYTQRQLMTKNVDTTVKTPFMQQQKMLMYVFPVMFAVFGINFPVGVLVYWLTTNVWTMGQQMYVIRNNPTPGSKAQAAYLERLQKHVTHHGKTRNRREKTIVKTIVGKGRDRNEFERKFINGLTKAGLVAQPDGLVVKGESATVVETEDGTTITTGGGAPKRQQPKRQSKSQRQSSTTTGTAKTTDESEPKTSLVKSDEPQDAKAAPKPAGGGSKPGAGTRSKAQSGQRKGPQRPKSPSKK
- the yidD gene encoding membrane protein insertion efficiency factor YidD, translated to MKYPLLALIKLYQWTISPLLGPVCKYYPSCSHYGYQAIDRHGAIKGTALTAWRILRCNPWSLGGVDHVPPRKRPRWHEMVRDAWRARKGGTSAAEPATGETTAPGPAAETPSHAQGA